In the Triplophysa dalaica isolate WHDGS20190420 chromosome 8, ASM1584641v1, whole genome shotgun sequence genome, CTCATTAGgtttaaaaaaggtaaaaaagcaGAAGGCAGGTGAACATACCACCGAAGCATCAGAAGTCAGAGAAAATGAACAGATTGTGGAAATATCAGAGGAAGGTGAAGTGCCTGAGAAGCTGCCAGAAAATGGAAATGAAGAAAAGGAGGATTCCgaagaggaggatgaagacGGACCAGAGCTTCCTTTAGGGCTGACAGGTACACATGGCAAAATCTGGAAATTACGTTGTGCGCTTATAaaaattgtttcttaaaatgtatatgttgCCCAGGTGCATTTGAGGACAAATCATTTGCATCTTTGGCGGAGGTCGTAAGCGAGAATACACTAAGGGGAGTGGAAGAAATGGGCTTTGAGACCATGACAGAGATCCAGCACAAGACCATACGCCCTCTGCTGGAAGGACGGTGAGTCTGCTATGCTTTCAGTGAATTTGCTATTAATAAttgatgtgttgtttgttgtaCTGATTTTTGACAATTGTGTTCTCATCCAAAAGAGACATTTTGGCAGCTGCTAAAACAGGAAGTGGTAAAACACTGGCTTTCCTGATTCCTGCTATTGAGCTCATCTACAAACTCAAATTCATGCCCAGGAATGGTGAGTGTGCACACTGAGAACATTTACATACTCTAGACTTCAAGCTGCTAAGTGGATTTAATGTTGCCACACTATATAGACACTAAGATGtgattatatcattttttttcaggaaCTGGAGTGATTATTCTGTCTCCTACACGTGAGTTGGCCATGCAGACGTATGGAGTGATGAAGGAGTTGATGGCTCATCACGTGCACACTTACGGCCTCATCATGGGAGGCAGCAATCGCTCTGCCGAAGCCCAGAAACTCGCTAATGGGGTCAATATTCTGGTTGCCACACCTGGGAGACTTCTTGATCACCTGCAGGTAAAGTCATTCACGCTTTTGCCACAAGTGTCTTGATTTATTTGACGTATACTTGACCTCTGTTGCTTTGCATTTTCCCAGAACACACCTGGCTTCATGTTTAAGAATCTTCAGTGTCTGATCATCGATGAGGCAGATAGGATTCTGGAGGTGGGCTTTGAGGAGGAGCTCAAACAGATCATCAAACTGCTGCCGAGTAAGATGACCTTACAGCCTCAAACAGCACcgcaattattattattattgctctgcctatatattataatacttgGTATACGTATGGACTataacacagaaatatatttgaagcCGTGTGGCATAGCAATATCATGTGAtggaatcatgacaatttcTATTTTCTTCTCCAGAAAAAAGGCTGACGATGTTGTTTTCAGCAACACAGACACGTAAGGTGGAAGACCTTGCACGAATCTCCCTTAAAAAGGAGCCGTTGTATGTGGGGGTGGATGACAACAAAGACACAGCCACTGTGGAAGGACTAGAACAGGTCAACCATTCACACGAGTGATGCCTCTGTCAGGACCAGTCGGACATGTTTTTTTGATTTgaggtttttgtgtttttagggTTATGTCGTATGTCCTTCAGAGAAACGCTTTTTGCTACTCTTCACATTTCTGAAGAAGAACCGGAAGAAGAAGATCATGGTGTTCTTCTCATCCTGCATGTCTGTAAAGTATCATTATGAGCTGCTGAATTACATCGACCTGCCTGTCATGGGCATTCACGTAAGTTAACTTAAATCACTACGTGGAGTTAGATGAcgaaatatgtttatttagtgtgaggAATGtctatttaatatttgattCATTTCCCAGGGCAAGCAGAAACAGACCAAGAGAACAACCACGTTTTTCCAGTTCTGTAACGCAGACTCTGGCATTCTTCTCTGTACTGATGTCGCTGCCAGAGGTCTGGACATCCCAGAGGTGGATTGGATCGTTCAGTTTGACCCACCTGATGATCCCAAGGTACAGCAGTCATGTTTGTTGATATATGCAGTCCAATATGATAGCGTCATCTCTTTTGTACGTTGTGTGTCTAGATTTTGATGAGTTTCTGTTGGCATTTTAGGAGTACATACATCGTGTGGGGAGAACAGCACGTGGAATTAACGGCAGAGGACACGCCCTCCTCATCCTGAGACCAGAAGAGCTCGGCTTTTTGAGATTCCTCAAGCAAGCAAAAGTAGGACAGCATTACACTGGTCTTTCATAAGAACCTAAATATGTGCACTTAGGACACTAGAGTCATTACATTGTTTAGTTAGTAGCCAACGAAAATAATTTGTGGGTATAATTTCAAATATGTACATCATCGTCAAGTAGTCTTGCCTCATTGACTTGACGGCATCTTTGtatagtgttttattttcactttcttCCACAAAGGTTCCTCTGAGTGAGTTTGAGTTCTCCTGGAGTAAAATCTCTGATATTCAGTCACAGGTGAGATTTAGAATTTGAACTCCTGGGGATTCATCTGGTATTAGATTTGTGTTTTCATGCTGATTGATCTTTTTATGCTGTTGCTTTTTTTCAGCTGGAGAAGCTGATTGAGAAGAACTATTTCCTCCATAAATCAGCTCAGGAGGGATACAAGGCCTATGTCAGAGCCTATGACTCACATTCCCTCAAACAGATCTATAATGTAGAAACCCTCGAGCTCCCCAAGGTGGCCTTGTCCTTTGGGTTTATAGTGCCACCCTATGTAGACCTCAGTATCCTTTCAGCATTATACTAAATCATTTTTATCGTTCCATTATTgcagtgtatttatttaaagagaatTCTGGGTCTAAAGTTGggatgtttttgctttttaatttgATCAAACCCACTGCTGCCATGTGAATACTATGTGAACTATGAATGCGTTAAAAATATAACTTGAGGTATATTTCTCATTACAATTATGTTCTGATGTATGTAATGTAAGTATGGTTGTGTGTGGGAGTATAAAGCCTCCAGTGTTATGTTCTTCCGTGTGTGTGTTCCTTAACCGTTCTCTCTCAGACGTTCACAGCAGTAGAGGAGCGAAGATGATGAAaagaggaggtggaggaggttTCGGCTACCAGAAATCTAAGAATGTCCACAAGGCCAAGATCTTCaaacatatcagcaaggggaGAGGAGAAAGCAGGCAGTTCTCACGCTGAGATGTTTCCTGAAATGCACCTCTTTAGATGTGGATTTACTCGGACTACACGACTGTAATATTGTTCAAAATTCTGCTTGGTTGTGTAACAAGCCTCCGACGGTCTGCATTCCATGTGTTCACAGCAATCTGTTTTCAGAGGCCATAATattgttatataatattttcttattgACTTTATCATGTTAAGCATTGTTCTCTTGATAAGCATTGTTACTggctaaaattaaaacatggaaacatCTGTGATTATCTAATTATTAAACTGCATCATTCTTGCTTGAACTTGCAATTATCAGTGTGTTAAAAAAGAACCATAAATAGTCTTTAGTATGTCtatttgtataaatatcttCACGTTTAAATGGTGCTTTGCATGATTTTAATAAAGAAGGCACAAAATGATACACTATTTACTCTTTATTAATAACTAGTAATacaaatttaacattaataGTGTTATTAAAACAGTAATACTTGCAGTTTGTGATACTTTGCACAAAACTGCAAAAACACGTTTGATGGATTTTGTCAACAAATAATGAACtctaatgtaaatataaaaagctATTTCCATGGTGAGAATGTTCAATAATAAAGGTCTGGCAACCAGTTAGACCCCAGCATAATTCAGCCAATAATTTACGTATTGTGTGACTTTCTcaggttaaaaaaataatcaaaatcaaAAAAACGGCTTATTGACTCTTTATTGAGTTTTTATGGTAGCAGATTATTATGATAATGCTACAAACAAGACAGTGATTAGTAAATTAAACAAGGTAAATGTGTGTTAAACGGTATAAAAAGGCACGGATGAAAGGTTTAACAGTTCTGACATCAACCTGTCCAGGCTTACACACCCAATGTTTCCCACCCAATCTGCTTTATCAATATTAGAACGGCTCTAATCTCAGCATCAGTCtgcattaaaacaatgaaacacaaacatgaaggaATATGTGATTTGTTTGAAGTGCCACTTTGTGTACTGTTGTCGGTTGTGTTCAGATGTTATGAAGCTCCCTTTGCTCTTAGTTTAGATAAGAGCATCTCATTCTTGCGGCACTCCTGTAACAACAGACAATGCATGCTATTAATTTCACAGTACAACAATTACCGTATGAGTTTAATCCCATCCCTGTATGTTTAGTAAAGATGTCCAATCGCGTATTTACAATAAACCCTCACAAGCCACTGCTCTTCCAGTAAAAGTGTtcgttcacccataaatgaaaatctaatcatttactcatcctcttctcatttcaaacctgtatgactttcttccttccgcagaacacaagggaagatattctgaaaaatgCTCTTGCCCAAACGATGGCAGCCCTTCACTttcattagttttgtgtcaatacaacagaagtcaatgggtgccaccgCTGTTCGGctatcaacatttttcatttttgggtgaactatatacgaggaaaaaatatttgtgcCAGACCAAAATTAAATCTTATCGTTCAATTAACCACAATTGTTCCACATTAACAAtgtgtagctcagtggtaagagcattgcgttaacaacgcaaggttgtgcgttcgatcccaggggattgcacaaacctatgaacaaatgtataggttaatgcaatgtaagtcgctttggataaaagcgtctgccaaatgcataaatgtaaattgaagAAACCAATTATAAGCAAAAAAAACACTAGCTGCCCTTTTCTTTATGCATTCTATATAATGAAATGACACTTTATTGATGGTGAATCTGTCATTGGATTTTTAATCACTAAAAACCTAAGTTTTTCTATTGGAGTGTGTATTTACCTCTTTAAAGTCTTTAACGGTTTTAAAGTAGAGTCTTTGCTTGTCCAGCAGTTCCAGATACTCATCATTCAGCTGATCTCTGCGCATCTTATTCTCCTGCCGTTTCTTTTCCATCTTCAATAAGCACATATACACACGTTAGACACTAATGTAATTCATGTTTCTGATTGGCTAAAAACAATGTTGGAGTGGAACTAATCCATGCAATTTATTTAGTCAGTATAAATTGCCTGcatctttttctgtgtgtgtagtACGTATTGTACCTTCATACGGCTCTGTTTGATTCCTTCCACAATTTGCTCCATCTGTCTAAGAAACTGCTCTTTACCTCCTGAGGAAGCCATGGccctatacacacacacacacacacacacaaaacatacattttgcctgtgcatttttaatatttcattataaatgtagtAGTATTTGGAAATCTTTGCACAAGTGCTTTAGTTTATTTGATACGTACTGGTGAAAATGATCGTGTATGGAGTTCAGTAGATTGACCTGAAAGGAAATACAGTGCCTGATTAATGATGTTCATTACAGATTTTGATTTGACTTTATTCATAAACATATGAATACATATATGAAATTAACTTCTAATTATTACTACAGCAGCTACATAAATGCAGATACCTCTTTCTCCAGGTAAACTTTTTTGTCATCTAGTGTGTTGTACAGCGTAAAGAACTGTTTTGTCTCCTTATGTGTTGCAGAAACTGTAAAAACACCAAATGAACAATATGTGCTTAATAAAACAGTAAAGTTTTTACTGCCCTTAAAAAAGTTCAATAATTGTTGCGGTAACAGGTGTGCATTTAAGAGCATTGTACAATGGCTTAAATCAGcacatcattttataaaaattgatGCACACAAACACCTTGGCTGTACAGTTCAATGAAGCGCTTCTGATACTGCGTCAGCTCTGCTCTGCTAGGAACCTCATCAATCTTTCTCTGCAGGATGGCGATCTCACGGTTCCTCCGAGCCTGCAGTGAAGTGTAACAATGAGAAAAGAAGATTCTCGAATAACTCTAGTACCAGCGTCAGTCCTCGTAGCCTCACCATGAGCAGACGAATCTTCTGCAGCTTTTCTCTGTCTGCAGAGTGCTGCTGATCTATCAACAGATTCATCTCCTACAGACATACACAGAGGATTAGAATAAGAGACTTAGATCGATACAGACGGTGCgactgtaaatgtgattgaaacCTTTTTGTCGTCGCCTTCATCTCCAGACTCCATCTTCAGCTCCTCAATGCTCTGCTGCAGACGGGTCATTTCCTCCTTTATACACACAGccataacacaaaaaacacagatgttttGCATAACCCCAAGCACAATAGAACTGCCGGAAAACCCACACATttattggtttgtttatttcattacagAGTTATacctttgttttgatttttaatgtgaaataagCTTTTAAGTTGattttagattattttttaacaattctaATGTCCTTttgacattattatttttatgttgttatttaatattaatatatctttatttacatttaatttattatttattaaattaatttatagaCTTAACATATTAAACTTCTAAATTTATTATTTCAcctatttaatattattttggaATTTCATATTTAGGCCAATTTTTTGtaattaacaaatgttttcacagttttggttttagtaaactataacCAGCTTGGTTATACTGTTTACATGATGCTGGGATACTACTATTGACCTAATGTGTGAGTTTTCCTTGGTAACTTGTGAGGTAGATTGAGGATGGAAACATACGCGACAGTGAGCACGGAATGTTTGCTCTTGGTGTTTCAGGTTTTCATTCATGGCCACTAGATCACAAAGTTTTTCCAGCACCCTGAAACATACCAAAAATCACAATCGAAAATGAAGTCTGAAATCAGAAATGAcctattgatttatattttgcacTTCCTTTTAAGCATGGTGCATTCAAGGTAGACATTTTATGTAAGAAAGTACTTCAGAGATGACGTTTGATTATTACAACTCGAGTTTTGCTCACATACCCAGAATCCGCCTGGCACTCCACATCCTCCAGAGTGCTTAGCTCTTTCTCCAGCTTTTCAGTGCATGTGGTGgcctaaaaacacacaaacacacttcaatgGTCAAGGTCAACCAGTCATCTGTCAGTACGTGccagtgtctgtctgtcttaccTCTGATAGTTTGAGTTTAGCATCCTCACATGCTGCTCTGATCTCCTGCTGCTTGACCTGCAgctgaaataacaataaataatgattttagtCAAAGTAAGTTTAGTCGAAACTGCCCAAAATGTGGGGCATATTTATGAACAGGTGTGAACATGTCTGTTACCTCTTTcagttctttgttcttttgtgtgATTTGTTTATTAAGTGATGTAATCTGGCGGCGGTGTTGCTGTGCGGGTCCAAATCTCTCGGGTCGATCCTCGGCTGAACGCTCGGCCTGTCAAATCACATATGTTCAGTAACCCAGAGGctcaattttaaatataaaattataataattcataGAAGTTAATATAATATCTAATAGTTACAGACGTATTATTAAAGCTGAACTCACCTTTTCAGCATACTCTGTGACAATTTGCTTGATCTCTTCAGATTGTAGGCCAACAATCTGCCCAACTGTACTAGCCGACAGCTTCCCCtgtaaacagaatattttaaatattgctttGGTAAGAACTCATGCTGAGCACATAAATGCATTGTATATAAACAACTCTTAAAAGAAAAGTTTACCCAAAACTgaaatctttaaaacattttttttttattatatataatttttaattaatatttattttcaatctAATTCCATAGAAGGGGAAGGTCATTTATACTGTCAACCTCCAGAAAAGAACCAAAAACGgagaaaaatatgtaatttaaattttaGGAAACAATGCCGGTTTTATACAATTTATGCAGATATTCAGAAGCTTACCTCctctgttgccatggcagccATTCCAGTCATCAAGGCTTTAATTCTGAGCTGTAAGAGAGACAAACACagcttctgattggtcaaatgaTTCAAACTCAGGATGGTCAGGATGAATGACAAGTGAGTGATAGATAAGTTAATATGATGCTCATATCTGACCTCCTCCGCTGCCTGCAGGTCCTCTTCTTCAGATACTTGAGTCATTCCAGGAGGAACAGCCTGTGTGCCCTGAGCCGACACCTGCTTCTGCTCCGATGCCTGTTACAAACATCAACACATGAGAACCCCACAGATCTAAAGAACCAAAGGTCAGTACCAAGTCATTTTTAGCCAGCAGTGATCTAATGTGTCTATTTGAGCAGAAATATTATTAGGATCAGTGAATGTTTATGGCTGCATATTGGGGTATCAGttgaaataatattgaaatTATCAAACAgctatttaaatattacaaaaaatcaTGATgagaaattgtttgttttttattgtaaaatgctACActgccaaacaaacaaacttttgGCTTAGATAGACCAATGTGCACTAAACCGATGacagttttatgtttaatttaaaagctAAAGACCAGTGCAATGAGTGCTTCTGAAATAAAAGTGATGTATTTGCACAGTTATAGCACCACTGTGTCTTAATAAAAGTAGGATTTAACTTAATATATGCTCTAAAACATCCCTATCAGAGTGATTTGTATACTCACTGTGCCTGCTTTAACCTGTTTGCTAAATCCATAGcgcctgtaaaaacaagagagaaagagcattttaaatgtttcatcgTGTTCTTTACACTGACATTATAGACAGCATAAGGCTCACGTCAAACAAAACCAAATCCAATGACATCAAAGTATGGATGCGACACACAACATGATGAGAACAATCccatcaaagaaaaacattcagaTGCAATGTCTGAAAAACAGCAGATGCAAAATTAAAGATGAtgcaaagacaacacatttAGTGTCATTCTCATTGGCAGAAAACTAACCGCATTCATACTCACTGCATATATTGTGACATGAGAAGACATGGACTGATCAGTGAAATATAGACAGAGAGAATAGAAATGAAGAATAAGAACATGAGAGAAAAATCAGGAGAAAGATGCTTACAGAAACCtgcaaaatgaatgaatgaagataAAAAATAGAGATTTGTGGTGAGCAACAAGGAGTGTGTGTGGACACTGCCCCAATACACATTTtgaatgacaaaaacaaaagtacaaTTTAAAAATCTCATACGGGTATGGCTTGGATTGGGTGTTCAAACATCAGATTTCTTGTACTTTTTATTGCTGATGATacttggaaaaaaatgaaatggattTGAGTTGGATATGGATACGCTAAAAACATCAGATAAAAAAACCCAGGGCCAATGAAGAAGGAAGAAACAGATGATAATGTATATAAGAGTGTAGATGCATATATGATCAATGCATAAAAGTAACATAACAGTACCTGCCAAACTCCAGCAAGGTTGAGTGAACCCGAGATTCCTCATCAAAAAGATCACCGGCGTCCACCTGACGTTTATATCGCCTTTGAGGAGCATACACCCCCTTCACCCAAATACATACATATTCctattcataaatatatatattgcatgTGTATAAAAGCATGAAGCTTATCAgatactcacacacacatccaccaAAGTGCTGATGGCTTTTTCCTTCCTCACTGCAAACTCCTCGtcctaaaataaacatgttaattaagttttcaacaaaaaatattttacagagcATGAAGAGTCATCCGCAGTTCTAGTCCTTTAAAGTTCTGGTTTTAGTTTAGTTGTCCTGTTGGCTCACCTCAGGGAACGTATGCGTTTTCTGGAACTGAGAGATGGAATACGATCTGACATAATCCCCCATCTCCTCCCGGGTTTCAATTGCCTTTTTTACCAACCACTGTGTATGCCacaaaaaagatgcattttttgttaataatgtgaaatgtttcataaatgacTAGAAATTTAGCCCTTAAGAGGCTTCAGGTATGCAGGTATAGGTACCTGTACAACAGGGAAGATATGGATGAAATCCAACCCTTGGATCTGATGAGGTTCCAGCCTGTGAGGACATTTCATTTTGGGCAGAACCGACACAATCTTCTCCGTCAAAGCACTTCAATGGAGATGACagaaacagaacaaaacattgcaCAGAAATCAGTTCAACCTATCGGGAGGAAGAGAGCTCTTTGTTTGTGACTCCATTATTTGATGTCACTCACATTTTCTGGCCAATGGTGGAATTTTCCTGGAAGAGCAGATCAACGTCTATATCAAAGTTGCATGTAGTTATGCACCAGGTCATTCCTCCGACCACCTAAAAAGCGAAAGCAAACACAAATGATTGGACAGTGGGGATCATAACCCAGCAACATGTCATtgcaaaactataataaaagtCCTGTTTTTTTACACACCTCGTGAAGATGTGTTTAGGGCATTTATGGTGTGTTGATCTAAATGTCTGTATGAGTTGGTGCAGATATACCTTGTCGAATGGTGATAGTCCTTTAATGCGTGCTCTGAAATAACCAGCCGCCAGCAACAACTCCAAAATCTCAGCAAGCTTGATGCTCTGCTCCTCATCCTCACGTGTCTCCACCTGTCACCATGGTAACAATGACACTAAACGTCAGTACACAGTGTGGGCAGGTTCATGGTAATTAAGTATTAATGAATTACTCTTACTTACTTTGAAAGGCAAAAAGACAAGTAtagatttaaaacatatatagaATACTGCAACAGATGCTTGTCATTGTAATGACAGCGAAGTATTAACACACCCTAATGTTTAACCTAACTGATATATTATTTACTGAACTTCGCCTTCCGCAATGAATTCAATAACagtaaaaaactaatttatcAGGTACTTCGATTCGTATGTGTttacgtgtttgtgttttcgtCGTACCTTGATGAGATTTCCATCTTGATCATACTGAGCTCCTATTTTCGAGCCCGTTCTCACTCTCTGGAAAACAGAGGTGGCCGCCATGATGATCACGACGTGTCACGTGACGACGATCACATGACGATGACAAAGGACCTAATCtgctttttatgtatttgtgtattttatatttttttaaagcatcgGGGCGACTATATTTATACGTGtattatatttgcatatttttaaataatctgaatggtatattattgtatatttcctatatattatgtttgtttgtcCCTTTGTTTAGCATTTTGCTGCTACACTGTAATGTTTCCCCCATGGTAAAGCtaaacttgttttattaaattgaatgaaattcacattaaaatatatCTACGATCCAGAGAAATATGTAACCAGTAAAGCTTGATGATAAGGATGAATCTCACTAAACAGTGAAAAGTTCAGCTTTATTCATCAAAACATGGTGTTGTCTTAATGTACACAGTTTGGTCAGAATTTGGCATATATATTTGACTGTTATAGGCTAATGTTTAGagtaaacacatttacataataGGCATGAATAGTACATTAGTTTCCTGAGGACCAAAATAAT is a window encoding:
- the ddx18 gene encoding ATP-dependent RNA helicase DDX18; translated protein: MADMQMRIIRKKLDKRAQKNKQRKLLQKQQQEDNEVNVDLEESDVISESTLTTTENQQQSFSAEENEPSHNIKKKKKKRKLDGTIDSTSSLKKVKKQKAGEHTTEASEVRENEQIVEISEEGEVPEKLPENGNEEKEDSEEEDEDGPELPLGLTGAFEDKSFASLAEVVSENTLRGVEEMGFETMTEIQHKTIRPLLEGRDILAAAKTGSGKTLAFLIPAIELIYKLKFMPRNGTGVIILSPTRELAMQTYGVMKELMAHHVHTYGLIMGGSNRSAEAQKLANGVNILVATPGRLLDHLQNTPGFMFKNLQCLIIDEADRILEVGFEEELKQIIKLLPKKRLTMLFSATQTRKVEDLARISLKKEPLYVGVDDNKDTATVEGLEQGYVVCPSEKRFLLLFTFLKKNRKKKIMVFFSSCMSVKYHYELLNYIDLPVMGIHGKQKQTKRTTTFFQFCNADSGILLCTDVAARGLDIPEVDWIVQFDPPDDPKEYIHRVGRTARGINGRGHALLILRPEELGFLRFLKQAKVPLSEFEFSWSKISDIQSQLEKLIEKNYFLHKSAQEGYKAYVRAYDSHSLKQIYNVETLELPKVALSFGFIVPPYVDLNVHSSRGAKMMKRGGGGGFGYQKSKNVHKAKIFKHISKGRGESRQFSR
- the ccdc93 gene encoding coiled-coil domain-containing protein 93, with translation MAATSVFQRVRTGSKIGAQYDQDGNLIKVETREDEEQSIKLAEILELLLAAGYFRARIKGLSPFDKVVGGMTWCITTCNFDIDVDLLFQENSTIGQKIALTEKIVSVLPKMKCPHRLEPHQIQGLDFIHIFPVVQWLVKKAIETREEMGDYVRSYSISQFQKTHTFPEDEEFAVRKEKAISTLVDVCGVYAPQRRYKRQVDAGDLFDEESRVHSTLLEFGRRYGFSKQVKAGTASEQKQVSAQGTQAVPPGMTQVSEEEDLQAAEELRIKALMTGMAAMATEEGKLSASTVGQIVGLQSEEIKQIVTEYAEKAERSAEDRPERFGPAQQHRRQITSLNKQITQKNKELKELQVKQQEIRAACEDAKLKLSEATTCTEKLEKELSTLEDVECQADSGVLEKLCDLVAMNENLKHQEQTFRAHCREEMTRLQQSIEELKMESGDEGDDKKEMNLLIDQQHSADREKLQKIRLLMARRNREIAILQRKIDEVPSRAELTQYQKRFIELYSQVSATHKETKQFFTLYNTLDDKKVYLEKEVNLLNSIHDHFHQAMASSGGKEQFLRQMEQIVEGIKQSRMKMEKKRQENKMRRDQLNDEYLELLDKQRLYFKTVKDFKEECRKNEMLLSKLRAKGAS